CTCCTGATTGGTACTGGTTATGGGCTGTCTGTCCGCACCAGAGTAGAACTGCCCCCGGTCGCGGTCGCGACCGGGGGCAGACTCTTCAGGAGCGAACTACAGAACGCACTCCGCCTCGGCGTACCGCTCCTGCGGAACCGTCTTCAGCGTCTCGACGGCCTCGGCGAGCGACACCATCACGATGTCCGTGCCGCGCAGCGCCGTCATCATGCCGAACTCGCCGCGGTGCACGGCCTCGACGGCGTGCCAGCCGAAGCGCGTGGCGAGCACACGGTCGTACGCGGTGGGGGTGCCGCCGCGCTGCACGTGACCGAGGATCACCGGGCGGGCCTCCTTGCCGAGGCGCTGCTCCAGCTCGCCGGAGAGCCGCGTCGCGATGCCCGCGAAGCGCTCGTGGCCGTACATGTCCTTGACGCCCTCGTCGAACTCCATGGAGCCGGGGGCGGGCTTGGCGCCCTCGGCGGCCACGACGATGGCGAACTTCTTGCCCGCGGAGAACCGCTCGCCGACCTTCGCGGCCAGCTCCTCGATGTCGAAGGGGCGCTCCGGCACGACGATGGCGTGGGCGCCCGCGGCCATGCCCGAGTGCAGCGCGATCCAGCCGGTGTGACGGCCCATGACCTCGACGATCAGGACGCGCTGGTGGGACTCGGCGGTCGTCTTGAGACGGTCGAGCGCCTCGGTCGCGACGCCGACGGCCGTGTCGAAGCCGAAGGTGACGTCCGTGACGGCGATGTCGTTGTCGATCGTCTTCGGCACGCCGACGATCGGGAGGCCGCTGTCGGACAGGAGGCGGGCCGCCTTCAGCGTGCCCTCTCCGCCGATCGGGATGATCGCGTCAAGACCCAGATCCGCGACATGGCCCTTGGCCCGCTCCACGCCGTCGCGCAGATGCGCGGGCTGGACCCGCGACGAGCCGAGGATCGTGCCGCCGCGGGCGAGGATGCCGCCCACCGCGTCCAGGTCGAGCTTGCGGTAGTCGCACTCCAGCAGGCCCTTCCAGCCGTCGTGGAAGCCGATGACCTCGTCGCCGTGGTCGACGACGGCACGGTGCACGACCGAACGAATCACGGCGTTCAGGCCGGGGCAGTCTCCGCCGGAGGTGAGGACACCAATACGCATAGCCCGAGAACCTTTGCAAAGTGGGCCGATGACCGGACCACTTTGTCCGGCTGGATCCCCGCCACCCTACCGGCGGGAGGGGGCGGGGCCGCACCTGACGTCCGCCTGCTGGACTGACCCGCTCACTTGTGCGGGACAGTGATCAGGCGGGCTGCTGAGCCGACGCGATCCGCTCGTTGCGCA
The DNA window shown above is from Streptomyces sp. NBC_01445 and carries:
- a CDS encoding 6-phosphofructokinase; the protein is MRIGVLTSGGDCPGLNAVIRSVVHRAVVDHGDEVIGFHDGWKGLLECDYRKLDLDAVGGILARGGTILGSSRVQPAHLRDGVERAKGHVADLGLDAIIPIGGEGTLKAARLLSDSGLPIVGVPKTIDNDIAVTDVTFGFDTAVGVATEALDRLKTTAESHQRVLIVEVMGRHTGWIALHSGMAAGAHAIVVPERPFDIEELAAKVGERFSAGKKFAIVVAAEGAKPAPGSMEFDEGVKDMYGHERFAGIATRLSGELEQRLGKEARPVILGHVQRGGTPTAYDRVLATRFGWHAVEAVHRGEFGMMTALRGTDIVMVSLAEAVETLKTVPQERYAEAECVL